The DNA segment CCGGAATTCTCCCCTCGGTCCACGGAGTCATAGTAGTCGATGATGGTTCGAGCGACCGTACTGTGGAAGTTGCAAGGCAGGCGGGCGCGGAGGTAGTGAGCCATGGGACGAACCGGGGGGTCGGAGCAGCCTTTATGACTGGCAGAGAGGCAGCGCTGGCAACGGATGCCGATATTATCGTTAACATCGATGGTGACGGACAGTTCGACACGGGCGATATTAAAAAGCTGGTCGATCCGATAGTGAATGGGAAGGCCGAGTTCGTGACAGCCTCGCGGTTCAAGGACCCGACGAAGTATCCCAAAATGACGAGGGTGAAGTTTCTCGGGAACAGGCTCATGTCATGGATGATAAGCCGTATGACGGGCAGAAGATTTTACGATGTATCGTGTGGTTTCAGGGCTTATTCGAGGGAAGCCATGCAGCGGCTGAACCTTTTTGGAGATTTTACATATACACAGGAGCGCTTCCTTGATCTTGCCTTCAAGGGCGTATTGATAGCCGAGGTGGCCGTCGACGTCAGGGGCACGAGAGAGTTTGGGAAGTCGAGAGTCGCATCGAATCTTTTCAGGTATGGCTGGCAGACATTTAAGATCATTATCAGAACATTGAGGGATTTCAGGCCGCTCAAGCTGTTTTCATGGATCGCAGGAGCCCTGTTCATCATGGGACTTGCCCCTTCGGTTTTTCTCACATGGCATTATATCACCAGTGGCAGGTTTTCACCCCACAAGTGGGCCGGTTTTCTGGCTGGATTCCTGATCCTGCTGGCTTCACTCAGTCTAGTCCTTGGATTCATACTGGAGATGTTTGCCAGGATGAGGATGAATCAGGAAGAGATACTTGCCAGGCTGCGTGGGAAAAGGGACTGATGGGGAGTCGATTATCTGTCTGAATCGTCGACAGGTGAATCCGGACTTCTGCGTTTATTCTCCTGCCGATGTTTTTTCTTATAAAGGATGCTGAACAGTCCCGCCAGGGTGAGTTCAGAGGCCAGCGTGACCAGCCGTATGAGAAGTGCGGCAAGCACCGCGTCTTCACTCGGCACGATGAGCGGTAATATAAGGAAGAGCAGCCCTTCTCTCACTCCAAGCCCTCCCGGGGCGAATATAGCGATGAGTCCGCCGAGGCTAGCCGCATAATATGCGCCAGTTATCGCAAGGTAGCTTCCGGCGCCGACCCCTGACATCGAATCGAGAAGCACGAATAGCCCGAGGCCGTGTAGAAGGCCCGGAATCACATAGAGGCCTGTAAATGCCATTATGAGGCGGTAGGAAGGTAGTTTCGCGCTGGTCTTTCTGCCGGTGACCCTCATCAGCAGGGATGCCGCGCGAGTGAGTACGGGGGGTGACAGGATGACTGCGAGGATCAGGATGCCGGCCATTGATGCCCACCTGTATAATGAGGGGAGCGGCACCGGCGGATCGACCGAGCCAGCGAGAGCGAGCAGGAGCGCTGCCGACACGGCGCAGAGAAGCTCAAGCCCTGTCGCCAGGACGACCTTTTCAGGAGGATGTTTTCTGTAGGTTTCGATCCTGACCAGAGCGAGTCCGATCTTTCCAGGGACATAACGGCCCAGCAGGGAGAGAAAATATCCTCTTCCACCCTCCGTTATTCCTGCTCGCAGGCCCAGCGTCGATGCGAGGAAAGACCAGACGGCGAATCTGGTGAGGAAGGCAGAAGTCACAAGAGCTAACGAGAGAAGGACAGGACCTTTTCTGGAAAGGAGTTCTCGAGCGTCGAGGCGGGACAGGCTTTTCCAGGCGAACCAGATCACGGCGGCCATTACTGCTGCGAAGAGTAACCATCTGTATATTTTGCGCATTTGCATTTACTTATCCCGAAAAAGAATGTATTCGATCACCATCTCAGAAATTCAGGAAGAATTTCTGGGCCAGCAGCCAGGGATAGTGGAACGGCCACGGAGTCCTGAGCAGCATGGCACGCAATGGGCCACAGTAAGCTTTCCATGATGCCAGCATCATGAACGAAGAGATATAGTCGTTCCATCTTGGCCTGAGACATGATCTGTCTGAATCGGTCAGCGGGCAATTGGCGCCGGACTGGTCGTAACGAAACTCACCGGACCGCTTTGTGTCGGCTGGCCGCTTCACGCCGAAGAGTCCACAGATCCTCTTTCGGGCCTCCATTCCATATATATGCCATATGACGGCTCTTTTCTGGGCACGGACTGCCAGTGCCGGAGATATTTCGGAGAGTACGACGTTTTTTCTCTGTCCGAGCCCTCGCATGGCTTCGATTCCAACTGCCGTATTTGCCACTGCCATCGATTCTTTTATGTCGCCGCCTTTCAGCTCGGGCAGCCAGGCATCGCCATAACTGATATCGGAATGTCTGGCAAAATGGTCGTCGCAGAAGAAGCACCGCTTCATGCAGTCACTGTAGAGGTTCTGGAAGAGGCCGTATCCCTTTCCGAACGGCAGAGTCATCTCTGAACCATTCCTCATCCTGACCCAGGTCTCGCCTCTCCATACTCCCCTTCGGTAACGGAACGAATCTATCTCTTCCTGTCGTATTCCTTTTAAGGAGAGGAGATCATCGATCAGGCCCCGCCCCGTGGCATGCCCACACCATAGTCCTATCCTGTGGGTGACCTCACCAAGCAGGTCGGGATTCTTCCTGAGAAGACGGTCCAGGGCCTTCCACTGGCAGGGAAGGGCAACGACCGCAAATCTTCCCTCATTTTCCCTGAGTATGGACGTGATTCCACCCAGGTGGTCAAAATCGCTGTAAATGCTTGAACCGCACCCTGTTATATCGTTTATGCTGCGACACAGGACTGTCTTGAAATTCAGTTTCTCTCCCGATGTATCGATTCTGGCAGTTATAGCGCCATCTATCCTCCCTGATTCGATCAGGTCGATCAGAAGGGCCGAGACGAGGCCCCCGGAAGCGGCGGCACCGGTGATGCCCGGGTCGGTGCTGTGGCCGAACCAGGCGGAGGTGAACTCATTCTTATAGAATTGTTCGTAGAGGAGCGAGGCTTTTCTGCCGGGATGGAGAGCCTGGGAAGCCATTATTTCCACACCGGCCTTTTTCTCTTCGAGGTACTCTTTTATATAGGTGAGTTGAAGGGATGCTTTTTCCTTCACCCTGGGAAGGGTGGAGGCGATCGACGCGGATACTTCGGCTCTTCTGCCCAGGAGAGATATTGCCAGTTCGGCCATCCGGGCCGAAGACAGGTCCCCGTCGCTGATGACCATTCCCTCCTGGCCGAACATCGACATGACCTCGCCGTACTTGTGGCTCCAGGAGGGGACTATGCACGGCACTTCTGTGCACAGGGCAGAGATCATTGCATGGAACCTGCAGGCGATGAAGATGTCGAATCCTGCGATGATAGAGCGAAGCATCGAAGGCGAGAGGTCTTCGTCAACCAGGATAACATCGCTATTGGTGATTCTTCCAAGGGGCCCACCTATGTGGGGGACTTCTCTGCAATGGGCAGCTTCGCCCCGATTCTTTTCGAGTTCCCCGATCCTGTCTCGAAGAGAGTGGCATATGTGGTAGTCGTTATTACGGGATCGTTTCGATCTCCCAAGGTGGCTGTGAGCGAGTATCACTATGATCGCGCCTGTCATTTTCCTGGTCTCTACGGCGAATTCCGACAGTAATTCGACGAGATCGATTCCCATTCCGTCGCATTTGTCGGAGAGGACCTGGCTCGGAGCGATACCGATGACCGGTGTTTCTCCGCCTCTCTGGGGGATGTGGGGAGGAGTTTCCGGAAGATCGTCGCCTTCTCCGAGGAGGAAGGCGAGATCCGGTGCTTCTCTGAACCCGGTCAGGCCCAGCTGTGAAAGATTGTTGGCGGTCTTACTGCCTCTGGCGAATACCATCATACATCTTTTCAGCATCTTCCTGGCAGCAAGCCTGTTTACCGGAGTCCTGGCGGGGCCGATCGCCTGGGAGAGCTTGACAACGGGTGTCCCGGTCAGGAGGCCCGGCAGAATACAACTGATATTGTATGCGAGAGCCGCGTATCTTCCATCTATAAAAGAGATTCCAGAGATATCAACCAGCAGGTCGGCTTTCACGATCGATTTGAGCAGGCCGAATGAGAGGAGCGGCCTGACGGGGATGTGCAGAATACGGAACAGCTTGTAGATAAGTGCCATGAAGGGAAGGGCTGCCACCAACATGAGCGGTGGAGCCGGAACAAGACAGGAATCAGGCGGAAGTACAGCTTTTGAGTCTCGCGAAGGATAAACCGATAATATATCGAAAGTTATACGATGGCCTGTAATCTGTCCCAGGTAATTCACTGTACTCTCAAGCATGCCCGCGGCACCCTTGTTTCCCGAAAGCGTTCCACCCGTGAGGGCAATATGCCATTTATCAGGCCTGCTGGATATCATCCGCCTATCCTATCATCAATTGTCATCCCTTGTAAATACCCCTGTTTTACGAGTTGTTGCCGTGGTTGTTTGTTGTGTTCTATACAATTAAATAATAATCATTCTGTTCGGGATATGGAAATATCCTGGGACTGATTCTTCTTTTTTTTCTGCACTTTTATGTGCACCTAAAGTTATTCTTGACAGCTAATCAACTTAGAATTACCCTATGAACAAGCGGTTTATTTTCCACATTTCATTGAAGGGGACAGCATGAGGGCTATACGTTTGTTTGCAGTTCTTGTAGTATTAGTGTGTGTTTCAACCTTTTTCTTCACAGCTACTGCGTTGGCTGATTCAGAGTTGGCCATAGACAGAGACTGGAAAACATCGAGACATGATTCCGACAGACCGCCGACATTATCAGTGATGTCCTCAGACGTTAACAGAACGATCTTTAAACTAAACATCGAGGGGTTCTCCTGGGAGGAAATCGCGACCAGGGACGGCTTCTTCGACAGAATCAGTATAGAGTCATGCTTCAGAACTACCGATACGGGGCATCCTGAACTCCCCTACTACAGGACATACATCGCAATTCCAGAGTGTGACGATGTGACCATTGAGGCAAGAGTAATAAGTCAAAGCCGCCTTGGAGGGATAAATGTGTATCCCGTACCGATTTCCGAGGCCGAACGCGAGCCGATAAGCCAGATGACTCTATTCAATGAGCGATATACACGCAATATCGAATCCTATTCAACAAATGCCTTTTATCCTGCCAGCAGGGTGGAGATTGTAAGGACTTTTAAGATAAGAAACCAGAACGTAGCCGAGATCAGGGTCTACCCGGTTCGTTTCAATCCAGTTGAAAAAGAAGCTCTGCTCGACATGGAAATGGAGATTTCAATCCATCATGATTCTCCCAGAGGGCAGATCAATGTCGAAAACGGGCCGTTTTCCAGTATCTGTGAATTCCTTCTTCCAAATTACTCCGCATTTTCAATGATGCCTGGTAGTGACGGGTCCAGACCTTTCCTGTCTACCAGCCCGGGCAATCTTGCGGAATGTGATGATATGACGGATGCAATCAATAACGATACAGATTATTTAATCATAATCGGTGATTCTCTCTCTAGTAGCATAGATGAATATGACACGCTGACTGCCTGGGAATGGGCTGTCGAGATCGGTAAGAAAAGACGTGATTTCAATGGATTCAACGTCTCAGTTATAAATATCGCTGACATAATAGGTTCCAATATTACGGGCGAGAGTGATTCGACCTTAAAAGAAGCGCTACTGGATTTTTACGATGATAACGATGCCGCGCATATACCGGATGGAAAACTTGCTTACATACTGCTTGTCGGGGATGCTTACACTTGCGATTCGCCGGGATGCGATGAGGAAGACAGGGACTACATAATTCCGACTCATCTAGGTGATTTTTGGAACATAGGTGGTTCTGTTTCTGATTATGGGGCTTCAGATTATTATTATGCTTCCATGGATAGCCTGAAAGATATCACACCGGACCTTTTTATAGGAAGGTTGAGTGTGGATGATGTCGGTGAACTCGGAGCGATAGCAGAAAAAATCATCAATTATGAACCCCACTCAATTCCCTCGGGATCCGATCCCTGGTACAAGGAATTCCTTTATGTCGGAGGAGATTTTTCAAATAATATAAGCACTGTTTCCGAGATGCAGGGTGAGATAGAAGATGTTAGCTACTTGATTCCCACGACATTCGATTATGGAGAGATATATTATGATATTCTTGGATACGAGGCTACACGTGTAGCTATTAATGATTCAATTAATAGCGGCAAAGTGTATATGCTGGAATTGGGACACGGAAATGATTTTTATATGGGTACAGCGGGCCGTCAAACCTGGTGGCCTAATAGCTATGAAAATGTTCAAAATGAAGGGAAATATCCTGTTATATTTGCGATATCGTGTGAGACCGGACGTTTTGATGGAATTACAGGCACTCTAACTCCTCCAGTAACATCGGCAGTCAGCCTTGGTGAAGTTGATGCGATGGATGCAATGGGGGAACGCTTGCTAAATATACCGGGAAGAGGAGCCGTGGGCTTTATTGGTTTTAGCAGGTCTGTTCCTGGTGTAAAACATATCGATCTCTACACTGAGATTCTTTTTTCTCTTCAGTCAACAGTCGGCGAAACGGCTACTGCATATTATTATTATCTTCTGGGTAGTCCGGTTCACTATGAATCTTTGGTCTACTTAGGTGACCCTGCACTAAATACTTTTTTCGAAGAGTATGAGGAAACACCAAGTGATAGTGTGGATCTGGCAATGGACAGGGGTAATGCGTTCAGCTTTGATATTCCCGGTTATGATGAATTGTTTGATAAAGGTAGTTCGAGTCATTTTGTAACAAGAGTAATGAATATTGGACCAGGAGATGCTGAGGATTTTGATGTTCAATTATCAGTAGAAGGAAACGTGGTCGAAACCAAGACAGTCACTCTGCTTGCTGCGTATGATACAATCAATGTGGCCTTTTCATACACGTTCTCGCTGCAGGGTAATCCCAGTATCTCAGTCAATGTGAATCCAGATTCATCTATTTCCGAACTTTATTACGAAAATAATACAGTAGATTCAGTTGTTTCTGTGATGGATATTATTGATGGCTTCCCAGTTGATCTTGCAGAGAAGAGTATAACCTCAAACCCAAATATTATCACCCAGGCTGATGAAATCTCCTTCTTGATTAATAATGGAAATAGCGGTCTGGTAAATGTAAGTGAATCTGGGGACAATTCTTGCAGCGTGACAAATATTGATTTGGAGCATGGATTTCCAATCCCCGTTGGCAGTATTACTTCCGGGAGTTCATTTCAAACAGTAGCAATAGGATATACTCAAGATTCAGTAAACAGAACAATCAATATTTATAATGCTCTAACACTTGAACTCGAAGAGTCGTCATCCTTCACTGTTGTCGAGACGTATCCATTTTCAGGAAAAGGTGTGCTATATGATATCAACAATGATGGAAATGCTGAGATTGTATACATAGAATCTTATTACCCGTTTACGCCCGATCCTTCTTCGCTCCTGTATAAGGGCATTATAAAGATTTTCAAATATGATGGCGATCAAATAACTGAGATTGTTTCGCAGCAACTGGATTATGTTCCAACAGATCTCGCAATTGAGGACCTTGATTTCGATAATACAGCGGAAATTGTGGTAATTGGATTTGTTTCCATAACACTACAGGATTTAAATAGATTTGACACTAAAGTCAATGTTTACAATCTATCAGGATCATCGCTCGTTGATCTTTATGTGAATTCACCTATTGTCGTCGAATATGATGGTCTTTTCACTCCTATTCCTGCCAATGTTTTTGCCGAGTCCGGCAGTGCTGATAGTAAAGTGATGTTTTCGGATATAGATAAGAATGGGTATCTTGATATCGTTTATGGTTTGTTTAGAGATGTTGGGATTCTTCTTTTTGATGAGACGGGATACAGCCATAAGAATGTAAAACTTTTTTGGGATTATTATTTCTACGAAAGTTCCGCAACATCCGGGGTGAAAAATTATAATGAACAGACAATTGTTGTGGCGGCAGACATAATTGAGGATAACGGACGTGAGGAAATAATTGCAAAATTCCAGAACCGTCTTTTCGTTATGGATTACAATCCTGCAAGTGAAGAATTCAGTATCATAGACTCTCTCATCGTGGGATATGGGCATGATATTGTGGCTGGTCCTCTACTCAGCTACCTTGATAATGATGGAACTTTAGATATTGTCATTGGATCAAGGAAACTTGGTTATTACGGAGGTACTGATTCATATTCCATAAGGATCTATAATTACAATTCGGGCTTGGTAGAGAAGCAGGGCTGGACGCCGACAAGGATGTATGGGAAAGATGATGGCAGGTTATCACTAGCAGATATAGATAGTGACGGAAGTACAGAAATTGTATGGCAGACAAAGTCTCAATTATTTGTATTTGCTACTCCATGGTCGAATAGTGGGGGATCGGTCTGGCCCGTGGAAGATGGTAACGAGCGCCTCACAAACAGCAACAAGAGATATATCAGTGGCGATACCGGTGGAAGCAACATAAGCCTGGCTGGATACATCGAGATGCTCGGAGATTTGGTCATCGACGAGGGCGATACGCTGTTTATTGCACCAAGCACGGAGATAGCTGTCAGTACTGAAGACTTTGAAGAGGCCGGAGACGACACGCTTCGTGTCGAGTTGATATGCGATGGATACATGCAGGCGTACGGAACGGAGAACGAACCTGTCACTTTCTATTCGATGGCCACTTCGCCTGACAAAGGTGACTGGTGCGGTTTGTTCTTTACCGAAAACAGTTCAGGAGGAGAGCTGGCCAGCGTAAATATCAGCAGTGTCGACTACGGGCTGAAGAGTCCGGTGACGGTCGAACTAACTGGTTGTGACATATCCAGTTGCGACATCTCTGGTATCTATCTGTATGAGGACAGTACCACCAACGAGAGTACGATCTCATCAACAACCGTCAGCGACGTGACTCAGCAGTATCCGAAGGCTGTAATCGGAATCTATGAATGCGAAGGTACTGTGACGATCCAGGATTGTACAGTAGATTCAGGGGCAAGTGGGATCTGGATCGATGATTCCAGCCCGATCATATCACACACAGAAGTGACCGAAAATAGCAGTACAGGGATTTTTGTCCTCGGGCCAGCAACAGTATCAGACGGACCGACGATCTCTAATTGCACAATCGTCGATAACACTTACAACGGCATTATATTCGTGAATCATCCGGGAATCGTGGATAGTTGTGTCATTACTGATCATAGTCAGACTGGTATCATCTGCACTGAGGCCTTGTCTTGCGTCGAAATCCGGTATTCCCGCATCGAAGACAATACGACGGGGATTCACGCTTTCCTTAACGCTTGCCCGGTCGTAGGAGACAACTCTGCTGGTGAAGGAATGAACAATTCTTTTAACAACAGTAGCTACAACATTCTGCAGACTAACTCCGATACATCGCCGAAAATTATGGCGGAGTATTGTTATTGGGGCACAGCTCCCTTGCAGCTCCCCGATCCATCCAAGATTTCTGGAAATATCGATTTCGTGCCATTCCTTGCAAGTGATCCGTTAATCAGTTATGGCATAAGCCGCAGGGCGGAATCGGAGACACGCCTCTACCTTTACCAGAACTTCCCGAATCCGGTATCCGGTAACGGTACGACGATCATGTATTCAATACCGGTCAATGATCAGAAGGTAACCCTGAAGATCTATGATGTTGCAGGAAGAAGGGTCAGGACTCTCGTTGACGGAGTCAGGGGTATCGGCAAACATTCCATTACTTGGGACGAACATAACGACAACGGATCAAAGGTTGCCAGGGGCATTTACTTCTATCAGCTCGTAGCTGGCGACCAGAAAATTTCAAAGAAACTCATTCTCTTGAGATAGAGGAAAAGGTGAGTGCTATGGGTTAGAGTAATTGCTCTACCACAAATGAGGATTAATTTGTCGAGTACCCGCCTCTATTTGTCCCTCTAGGCTGCGTCCCGGTATCGGGGCGCAGTCCTCATTATCGGCCACGAGAAGCTTCATCCATGCTGGTTTTCCGGTTTTTGACCACAGATATTTTCGTGATTTTCGATTTTGGTTGAATTTTTTATTTTTTTCTAAAATAATTGCCTGTTTCGGAGGATTTCCTGTAATCTCGGGATATTCCCTGAAAGTTCCGGAAATGTCCATCAAGATCGTAGTGAGGGCCTTCATTTCGGTAAAAATACCTGTTCACATAACCCATGTTCAATAATAGGGGTTGACTTTCAGCCACTCCCTATGCTACAATCAGCCTTGTCGAGTAAGTTAACGGTATCTCCAACATGAAGTGCGGAAGGAGGAAGTGGTACCCCCGTGTTACTGTTTCTTTTTAACTCATGGTCCCAAACCTTTCCGGAGGTTTAGGAGGTTAAAAGATGTTCAAAGGAAAAGTTATACTTTTCTCTTTGTTGCTGGTTTTTGCAACCTCGATTTATGCTGGCGATGTTGATCCTTGTCAGAGTGAATTTGGCGCCAGCTGTGCTCTTAGAGTCTCGATCTGCCCCGCCGGGGATTTCGAGTTCATCTATGATGGTTGCGGCACTGGGAACGATTTTCTCTGGCTGAATGCCAGGGACCTTTCTGGCAACGGTATTGAGGGTATTCCCTGGACAGATTACTGGATTCAGGCTTGCGATCCGGCTCAGGATCTCTGCCTGTGTTCAGCTCCGTTCGCTGCGGATGCACTTACCGATGCCTTGGGATACACCGAGATTTCCGGTCGTATCGCCGGCGGTGGCTGTATTCTCACCGACGGTATCTATCTTGCCATCCAGGGCAAGACTCTAGTTGACTTTCCGGGATGTATAACACAGACATGTGTTGACATTATTATTGTCAGCCCGGATCTCAACGCTGACTGTTACGTGAATCTGTCCGATCTCGGTATTTTTGGTCTCTCGTACAACACGGCGACCGGCGACCCCGGTTATGACGACTGCTGTGATTTCAACGACGATACCAATTGTAACCTGAGTGACTTCGCATTCATCGGGGAGCATTACCAGCACGAGTGCTTCTAAGCACAGAGCTGTTTTATCTGGCGACCCTGTGAACATGATTCATCTTTTGGGCTGCATTAAAAAAGGGAGTTAGATTATGAAGAGAGTACTGCTGACAGTTGCTGTTGCTCTCCTGATACCAGGATTGTTGATGGCTCAGGCTCCGACGCTAGGTGTGTATTTCAGCGGCAAGCTGCATACCACCCCCGCGTTGCCGATGACGCCATTTAATGGGTACCTGTACATTGTGCAGGATGCTTATTTCGTCACTGCCGTTGAGTATCAGTTGGTGATGTCGCCAAACCTCATACTTGGTGGCGTATCGTATCCTTCGAATTTCGCGCTTGAGATGGGTGACCCTCTTGCTGGCCATGCGATTACGTTCTGGCCTCCGATGACGGGTTATCCTGATGGTTACGATCTGCTTGCGACATATACTCTGTATACGTCTGCAGATTGCGCGATGATACCGAATTCGACATTGGCGATAGGACCCCATCCTGATAGTGGAGAACTTCGTGGCACGTATAGCCCCGACAACGAAACCTTCCCGATCATCGGCCTGACATCTTTTGTATGTCCTTCCGGTGTCGCGAATGACGATGCAAGTTGGGGTGCGATCAAGTCCTTATACGAATAAGGAAGATGCAATTCGTTGGTTTGTGGCTGGGTGAGAAAGTCATCCAGCCACGGAGCCGCGAAAGGGGGTGATGAGCGGAAGCGAAAGCGCAAGATGCTCAGCCCCGGGATTTTTCTGATACTGACCGGGCTGATTGAATTGTAAATGTTACTTCTTAACCGGGAGTGAATTGGAATGAAGAAAGTTATAATGCTTGCAATGGCTCTGATGCTTGTTGCCGGTACCGTGAGCGCTGGACCGGTGGCTTACATTGGTCTTTATGGCGACGCCGGCCACTTAGTAACAGAGTATATGAATCCGGGCATGACCCAGTTCACGCTGTGGACCTGGGTACTGCCCAGCGACAACGGCGCGATGTGTGCCGAGTATAAGGTCCTGGCGCCTGTTGGCCCAGGCATGATCATTCAGGCGGCTGTAGTGAATCCTCTTGCGACCGTATCGATGGGTTCTGCCATTGGTGCTCCGGGCGCGAGTGTATGTTTTGGATCCTGTCAGACCGACTGGTTCTGGACCTACCAGGTACCTATCTGGAGTACGGACACTGTCGCTGGATTTTTCGAGCTTTTTGCTCATGACGATGCTGGTGGCCCTCAGGTAGCGAACTGTATCCTTCCGGATTATCCTATCGAACCAGCTACTAAGTATACGAAGTTCGGATTGAATCAGGATGGCGTAATTGGATCCGGCACCGCCAGCTGGGGTGCTGTCAAGAGCCTGATCAATGACTGATGACGCCTAGTCATCAATAAAGTTGAAGTGGGAATCTCTCATCCCCGAGAGATTCCCATCTTTTAAGACTACTTGTTATGTTATGATAGGAGTGAGAATTATGAAGAGAGTAT comes from the Candidatus Latescibacterota bacterium genome and includes:
- a CDS encoding glycosyltransferase family 2 protein, coding for GILPSVHGVIVVDDGSSDRTVEVARQAGAEVVSHGTNRGVGAAFMTGREAALATDADIIVNIDGDGQFDTGDIKKLVDPIVNGKAEFVTASRFKDPTKYPKMTRVKFLGNRLMSWMISRMTGRRFYDVSCGFRAYSREAMQRLNLFGDFTYTQERFLDLAFKGVLIAEVAVDVRGTREFGKSRVASNLFRYGWQTFKIIIRTLRDFRPLKLFSWIAGALFIMGLAPSVFLTWHYITSGRFSPHKWAGFLAGFLILLASLSLVLGFILEMFARMRMNQEEILARLRGKRD
- a CDS encoding flippase-like domain-containing protein encodes the protein MQMRKIYRWLLFAAVMAAVIWFAWKSLSRLDARELLSRKGPVLLSLALVTSAFLTRFAVWSFLASTLGLRAGITEGGRGYFLSLLGRYVPGKIGLALVRIETYRKHPPEKVVLATGLELLCAVSAALLLALAGSVDPPVPLPSLYRWASMAGILILAVILSPPVLTRAASLLMRVTGRKTSAKLPSYRLIMAFTGLYVIPGLLHGLGLFVLLDSMSGVGAGSYLAITGAYYAASLGGLIAIFAPGGLGVREGLLFLILPLIVPSEDAVLAALLIRLVTLASELTLAGLFSILYKKKHRQENKRRSPDSPVDDSDR
- a CDS encoding polysaccharide pyruvyl transferase family protein, yielding MISSRPDKWHIALTGGTLSGNKGAAGMLESTVNYLGQITGHRITFDILSVYPSRDSKAVLPPDSCLVPAPPLMLVAALPFMALIYKLFRILHIPVRPLLSFGLLKSIVKADLLVDISGISFIDGRYAALAYNISCILPGLLTGTPVVKLSQAIGPARTPVNRLAARKMLKRCMMVFARGSKTANNLSQLGLTGFREAPDLAFLLGEGDDLPETPPHIPQRGGETPVIGIAPSQVLSDKCDGMGIDLVELLSEFAVETRKMTGAIIVILAHSHLGRSKRSRNNDYHICHSLRDRIGELEKNRGEAAHCREVPHIGGPLGRITNSDVILVDEDLSPSMLRSIIAGFDIFIACRFHAMISALCTEVPCIVPSWSHKYGEVMSMFGQEGMVISDGDLSSARMAELAISLLGRRAEVSASIASTLPRVKEKASLQLTYIKEYLEEKKAGVEIMASQALHPGRKASLLYEQFYKNEFTSAWFGHSTDPGITGAAASGGLVSALLIDLIESGRIDGAITARIDTSGEKLNFKTVLCRSINDITGCGSSIYSDFDHLGGITSILRENEGRFAVVALPCQWKALDRLLRKNPDLLGEVTHRIGLWCGHATGRGLIDDLLSLKGIRQEEIDSFRYRRGVWRGETWVRMRNGSEMTLPFGKGYGLFQNLYSDCMKRCFFCDDHFARHSDISYGDAWLPELKGGDIKESMAVANTAVGIEAMRGLGQRKNVVLSEISPALAVRAQKRAVIWHIYGMEARKRICGLFGVKRPADTKRSGEFRYDQSGANCPLTDSDRSCLRPRWNDYISSFMMLASWKAYCGPLRAMLLRTPWPFHYPWLLAQKFFLNF
- a CDS encoding T9SS type A sorting domain-containing protein, producing the protein MRAIRLFAVLVVLVCVSTFFFTATALADSELAIDRDWKTSRHDSDRPPTLSVMSSDVNRTIFKLNIEGFSWEEIATRDGFFDRISIESCFRTTDTGHPELPYYRTYIAIPECDDVTIEARVISQSRLGGINVYPVPISEAEREPISQMTLFNERYTRNIESYSTNAFYPASRVEIVRTFKIRNQNVAEIRVYPVRFNPVEKEALLDMEMEISIHHDSPRGQINVENGPFSSICEFLLPNYSAFSMMPGSDGSRPFLSTSPGNLAECDDMTDAINNDTDYLIIIGDSLSSSIDEYDTLTAWEWAVEIGKKRRDFNGFNVSVINIADIIGSNITGESDSTLKEALLDFYDDNDAAHIPDGKLAYILLVGDAYTCDSPGCDEEDRDYIIPTHLGDFWNIGGSVSDYGASDYYYASMDSLKDITPDLFIGRLSVDDVGELGAIAEKIINYEPHSIPSGSDPWYKEFLYVGGDFSNNISTVSEMQGEIEDVSYLIPTTFDYGEIYYDILGYEATRVAINDSINSGKVYMLELGHGNDFYMGTAGRQTWWPNSYENVQNEGKYPVIFAISCETGRFDGITGTLTPPVTSAVSLGEVDAMDAMGERLLNIPGRGAVGFIGFSRSVPGVKHIDLYTEILFSLQSTVGETATAYYYYLLGSPVHYESLVYLGDPALNTFFEEYEETPSDSVDLAMDRGNAFSFDIPGYDELFDKGSSSHFVTRVMNIGPGDAEDFDVQLSVEGNVVETKTVTLLAAYDTINVAFSYTFSLQGNPSISVNVNPDSSISELYYENNTVDSVVSVMDIIDGFPVDLAEKSITSNPNIITQADEISFLINNGNSGLVNVSESGDNSCSVTNIDLEHGFPIPVGSITSGSSFQTVAIGYTQDSVNRTINIYNALTLELEESSSFTVVETYPFSGKGVLYDINNDGNAEIVYIESYYPFTPDPSSLLYKGIIKIFKYDGDQITEIVSQQLDYVPTDLAIEDLDFDNTAEIVVIGFVSITLQDLNRFDTKVNVYNLSGSSLVDLYVNSPIVVEYDGLFTPIPANVFAESGSADSKVMFSDIDKNGYLDIVYGLFRDVGILLFDETGYSHKNVKLFWDYYFYESSATSGVKNYNEQTIVVAADIIEDNGREEIIAKFQNRLFVMDYNPASEEFSIIDSLIVGYGHDIVAGPLLSYLDNDGTLDIVIGSRKLGYYGGTDSYSIRIYNYNSGLVEKQGWTPTRMYGKDDGRLSLADIDSDGSTEIVWQTKSQLFVFATPWSNSGGSVWPVEDGNERLTNSNKRYISGDTGGSNISLAGYIEMLGDLVIDEGDTLFIAPSTEIAVSTEDFEEAGDDTLRVELICDGYMQAYGTENEPVTFYSMATSPDKGDWCGLFFTENSSGGELASVNISSVDYGLKSPVTVELTGCDISSCDISGIYLYEDSTTNESTISSTTVSDVTQQYPKAVIGIYECEGTVTIQDCTVDSGASGIWIDDSSPIISHTEVTENSSTGIFVLGPATVSDGPTISNCTIVDNTYNGIIFVNHPGIVDSCVITDHSQTGIICTEALSCVEIRYSRIEDNTTGIHAFLNACPVVGDNSAGEGMNNSFNNSSYNILQTNSDTSPKIMAEYCYWGTAPLQLPDPSKISGNIDFVPFLASDPLISYGISRRAESETRLYLYQNFPNPVSGNGTTIMYSIPVNDQKVTLKIYDVAGRRVRTLVDGVRGIGKHSITWDEHNDNGSKVARGIYFYQLVAGDQKISKKLILLR